In Suricata suricatta isolate VVHF042 chromosome X, meerkat_22Aug2017_6uvM2_HiC, whole genome shotgun sequence, the DNA window AGGCCCCGCTAGGGAGGTCATGCTTTTGTTGCAGGCGGCCAACCCCAATCTGAGTGTGGCCGATTTCTTGCGCGCCATGAAACTGGTGTTCGGACAATCCGAAAGCAGCGTGTCCGCTCACAGTAAATTTTTTAACACCCTGCAGGCGCAAGGGGAGAAAGCCTCCCTTTATGTGATCCGTTTAGAGGTGCAGCTCCAGAACGCTATCCATGCAGGGATCATAGCGCAGAAGGATGCAAACCAGACCCGCCTGCACCAGCTCCTTTTAGGGGCCGAGCTGAACGCAGATCTGCGCTTTAGGCTGAAACAGCTTCTCAGGATGTATGCAAATGAGCAGGAGCGCCTCCCCAATTTCCTAGAGTTAATCAAGATGGTCAGGGAGGAAGAGGATTGGGATGACACTTTTCTGAAACAGAAACGGCCCAAAACATCTGAGTCCACGGTGGAGAGGGCCACCAGCCCGGTGGACTTTCAGGACTCCCCGATAGTGGTCGGCAGCCCCGACTGCAACGTGATAGAGATAGATGATGTCCTTGATGACTCAGACGAGGATGTGATCCTGGTGGAGTCTCATGACCCTCCACTGTCATTCATGGCCTCTCCTGTCCCCAGACGCAGGGCCAGACCTCGGGATCAAGTGCTGGTCATTGATTCCCCTAGCAGTTCCCAGGCTCCGTCTCCTTCCACCAGTGGGGGTTCCGGCGGCCACCGTAAGAATGATGGTCCTGGGCACCTGCGTAGAACCCGGAAGCGAAAACACACAATCCGCTGCTCCTATTGCGGCGAGGAGGGCCACTCTAAGGAAACCTGTGATAATGAGAGCGATCGGGCCCAGGTGTTTGAGAATCTGATCATCACCCTGCAGGAGCTaacacacacagagcaggaggGGCCACAAGAGGCCCCTGAGGACCAAGATGAGGACGACCCTTCTGAGCTGCAGTGATAGGGGTAGCCCCTAGCCTTAAAGGAATCCTGACCCGTATTCCATATTCCGTGTCCAGCAACGGGACAACTGGGGAGGGGCGCTTCTAATTGCATGAATCCACCAAGCAGCTTTCTTTTTGGAGTGGCGTAGAAAGAAAGGGTCTTGGATACCAGCACAGTGGAAGGAGACAGCCTGACCTCGGTCCTTgcttcccagccccgccccctgcctaAGGGTCTGT includes these proteins:
- the ZCCHC12 gene encoding zinc finger CCHC domain-containing protein 12; translated protein: MASMMGRVGSSRRQNAPLPPWAHSMLRSLGRSLGPLMASVAERNLKVFSGRVVPAPGEETFENWLIQVNGVLPDWNMPEEEKLKRLLKTLRGPAREVMLLLQAANPNLSVADFLRAMKLVFGQSESSVSAHSKFFNTLQAQGEKASLYVIRLEVQLQNAIHAGIIAQKDANQTRLHQLLLGAELNADLRFRLKQLLRMYANEQERLPNFLELIKMVREEEDWDDTFLKQKRPKTSESTVERATSPVDFQDSPIVVGSPDCNVIEIDDVLDDSDEDVILVESHDPPLSFMASPVPRRRARPRDQVLVIDSPSSSQAPSPSTSGGSGGHRKNDGPGHLRRTRKRKHTIRCSYCGEEGHSKETCDNESDRAQVFENLIITLQELTHTEQEGPQEAPEDQDEDDPSELQ